A region from the Aegilops tauschii subsp. strangulata cultivar AL8/78 chromosome 5, Aet v6.0, whole genome shotgun sequence genome encodes:
- the LOC109733982 gene encoding disease resistance protein RGA2-like: protein MAHHVGGVIASAILGVVSKQIMSAIKGQIKLQWNFVSDLQKMRSSLQTVEALLEDAERRSITDQAVRLWLGRLKDTMYEISDMIDDFEVNTEPAPQKCCAQISVSRLKMANKMKNMREQLKGITEDRIPFTFMQENVPRLQDNRETTAAVTEAQVIGRDKEKQEVMVRLSGSITEKMTILPIYGIGGIGKTTMARLVFNDPQFREYSRVWVYVSQTFDLKKIGNSIISQLSVSDSQPTELEMIGNSLKRLLFGKKVLIIFDDLWEREQTELEKLKNMLKPGEGSKVVAVVTTREENIAQKIQTVEPYKLAPLTDDICWAIIKDKTSFDARTDRAQLEMIGKDIAKKCGGMALAAQSIGYMLDYMKSSDEWVSVNNSEFWDVLASKEFSPHQVHASLLLSYRSMGSYLKLCFVYCAIFPKGHWIAKEALVHQWVALGLVEPPMASSYNQHSTDRYINQLLGMCFLEHPKSSWSMQVETEFLVMHDLVHDLARSVLADEIGIEDPTCRYAWLTDHRKLLKSSMTPLAKIRALHFHDRSNYQLDRDAFSPAKCLRVLDLSRYCTQELPDSIGQLKQLRHLDASSWSRKLERWESTRIPKALGALNKLQYLNLSRRGRLVGLPKVMSNLMELRYLNISHCHGYYLSDSPSANQSFIDCIGTLPNLEQLDLSWNDYCFCVPESFSSLNKLNLRGCMHIASLPENVAKLDILRLFGLLQYGGFPVRADDSESSSSNLVFLKHANPQVLSIKDLVNVRSVEEACCIRLMEKQSIEELTLRWGEGASSVEHMALLKELVPPTSVQNLNIFGYKGVIFPYWVMHISKYLPNLVSLRLWNLSCSGLPTLVQLPNLRKIFLGYMYNLEEFTTGCSMSGDGANELTLPKLEHLEMYRCPKLRIKPCPPRAVHWFISSSDNALSSWEECASTSSTPASSSSPPVNKLKVEKSELPLHQWRLLHHLPGLSDVSITHCDDLTISPQIGQAFKSLESLSLECIEMKILPEWLGELTSLRQLNLICMNFLQELDKNMKQLTQLQSLSLDMCNALTSLPQWLGELTLLKTLMCVHMCVPIVLPTKYQCVCN from the exons ATGGCGCATCATGTCGGGGGCGTCATCGCCTCTGCCATCCTCGGTGTTGTGAGCAAGCAGATCATGTCCGCCATCAAAGGCCAGATCAAGCTGCAGTGGAACTTCGTAAGCGACCTACAGAAGATGAGATCGTCGCTGCAGACGGTGGAGGCCCTGCTCGAAGATGCTGAGAGGCGGTCCATCACGGATCAGGCGGTGCGTCTGTGGCTGGGGCGGCTCAAGGACACCATGTATGAGATCTCTGACATGATCGATGATTTCGAAGTCAACACCGAACCTGCGCCACAAAAG TGTTGCGCTCAAATCAGCGTTTCCAGGTTGAAAATGGCCAATAAGATGAAGAATATGAGAGAGCAGCTGAAGGGGATCACAGAAGACCGCATTCCTTTCACTTTCATGCAAGAAAATGTCCCTCGCCTGCAGGATAACCGGGAAACAACAGCGGCTGTGACAGAAGCACAAGTCATAGGGAGGGATAAGGAAAAACAGGAGGTGATGGTTCGTTTATCTGGGAGCATCACAGAAAAGATGACCATTCTTCCGATATATGGTATTGGAGGCATTGGGAAGACAACCATGGCACGATTGGTTTTCAATGATCCGCAGTTCAGAGAGTACTCTCGGGTCTGGGTATATGTGTCCCAGACGTTTGATTTGAAGAAAATTGGGAATTCTATAATATCACAACTATCCGTTAGTGATAGTCAGCCTACTGAACTTGAGATGATAGGAAATAGCCTTAAAAGGCTCCTTTTTGGTAAGAAGGTCCTAATCATCTTTGATGACCTGTGGGAAAGGGAACAAACTGAGTTGGAAaaattgaagaatatgctaaagCCGGGTGAAGGCAGCAAAGTGGTGGCGGTAGTAACCACACGAGAAGAAAATATTGCACAGAAAATTCAGACGGTGGAGCCGTACAAGCTAGCTCCCTTGACAGATGACATTTGTTGGGCTATCATAAAAGATAAGACTTCCTTTGATGCTAGAACTGACAGAGCACAGTTAGAGATGATCGGGAAGGACATTGCAAAGAAGTGTGGAGGCATGGCTTTAGCAGCCCAATCTATTGGGTATATGCTGGACTATATGAAGTCATCTGATGAATGGGTGTCGGTGAACAACAGTGAGTTCTGGGACGTGCTTGCCTCAAAAGAATTTTCACCTCATCAGGTGCATGCATCCTTGCTGCTAAGCTATCGCAGTATGGGTTCATATTTGAAGCTATGCTTTGTCTATTGTGCAATCTTTCCAAAAGGTCACTGGATAGCTAAAGAAGCTCTAGTTCACCAATGGGTTGCTCTTggacttgttgagccaccaatgGCATCATCCTACAATCAACATAGCACTGATAGATATATTAATCAGCTTTTAGGCATGTGCTTCCTTGAACATCCAAAGTCGTCATGG AGTATGCAAGTTGAAACTGAATTCTTGGTCATGCATGACCTAGTACATGATCTCGCAAGATCTGTTCTGGCCGATGAAATTGGTATAGAGGATCCAACCTGCCGATATGCGTGGCTGACAGATCACAGAAAGCTACTCAAGTCATCAATGACTCCGCTCGCCAAGATAAGGGCACTGCATTTTCATGATCGTAGCAACTATCAGCTTGATCGTGATGCATTTTCACCAGCTAAATGCCTCCGTGTTTTAGATTTAAGCAGATATTGTACGCAAGAGTTGCCTGATTCTATTGGTCAGCTGAAACAGTTGAGGCATCTCGATGCTTCTTCATGGAGCCGGAAGCTCGAACGGTGGGAGTCTACAAGGATACCAAAAGCTCTGGGTGCCCTTAACAAACTGCAGTATTTGAATTTATCACGACGTGGCAGGCTCGTAGGACTGCCAAAGGTCATGAGCAATCTCATGGAACTCCGGTATCTAAATATATCACACTGCCACGGTTATTATTTATCAGACAGCCCATCGGCAAATCAAAGTTTCATTGACTGTATCGGTACCCTTCCCAATCTGGAGCAGCTGGACCTGTCTTGGAATGACTATTGTTTTTGTGTACCAGAAAGTTTTAGCAGCCTCAACAAACTGAACCTCCGCGGCTGCATGCACATTGCTAGCCTTCCAGAAAATGTGGCCAAATTGGATATCCTCAGGCTTTTTGGATTGTTGCAATACGGGGGGTTTCCTGTGCGTGCAGATGATAGTGAATCTAGCAGCAGCAATCTTGTCTTTCTTAAGCATGCAAATCCTCAAGTGTTGAGTATCAAAGATCTTGTAAATGTGAGGTCTGTAGAAGAGGCATGCTGTATAAGGTTGATGGAAAAACAGAGCATCGAAGAATTGACATTGCGGTGGGGCGAAGGCGCGAGTTCTGTGGAACACATGGCGCTGCTAAAAGAGCTAGTGCCACCAACAAGTGTACAGAATTTGAATATATTTGGCTACAAGGGTGTCATATTTCCATACTGGGTTATGCATATAAGCAAATATCTTCCTAATCTTGTGAGCTTGAGGTTGTGGAATCTGTCGTGCAGCGGCCTACCAACACTCGTCCAACTACCCAACCTACGCAAGATTTTTCTTGGCTACATGTATAACCTGGAAGAATTTACCACAGGGTGCTCCATGAGTGGGGATGGTGCAAATGAGCTCACGTTGCCTAAACTTGAGCATCTGGAAATGTACAGGTGCCCCAAGTTGAGGATCAAACCGTGTCCTCCTAGAGCTGTGCACTGGTTTATATCAAGTAGTGATAACGCGCTATCGTCATGGGAAGAGTGTGCCTCGACCTCGAGCACACCTGCTTCCTCCTCTTCTCCTCCCGTGAATAAACTGAAAGTTGAGAAGTCCGAGTTGCCTTTGCACCAGTGGAGATTGCTTCACCACCTTCCTGGCCTTAGTGATGTAAGTATCACCCATTGCGATGATCTGACTATCTCACCACAGATCGGCCAAGCCTTCAAGTCCCTGGAATCACTCTCCCTCGAATGCATTGAAATGAAAATTCTGCCAGAATGGTTGGGTGAGCTCACATCTCTTCGACAACTCAACTTAATATGCATGAACTTCCTACAAGAATTGGACAAGAACATGAAGCAACTTACACAGTTGCAATCACTGAGTCTGGATATGTGCAATGCATTGACATCAC